In Myxococcales bacterium, a single genomic region encodes these proteins:
- a CDS encoding aminodeoxychorismate/anthranilate synthase component II, producing MRLVLVDNYDSFTHNLAQALGKLGASVDVVRNDEVSVSDVEAARYDGIVLSPGPCAPESAGISVPLVTRLGGKRPILGICLGHQAIAAAHGARIVKGPLPVHGRASDVRHQSEGSLAAVGSPFVAGRYHSLVVDEATLPANLRVTARSTKDGVVMAIFDAARELEGLQFHPESIMTPDGERILATWLDRVEKAQSASDEAPSGRGASAWN from the coding sequence ATGCGGCTCGTCTTGGTCGACAACTACGACTCGTTCACGCACAACTTGGCGCAGGCGCTCGGCAAGCTCGGCGCTTCTGTCGACGTCGTGCGCAACGACGAGGTCTCGGTGAGCGACGTCGAAGCGGCACGCTACGACGGCATCGTGCTCTCACCCGGCCCGTGCGCTCCGGAGAGCGCAGGGATCAGCGTCCCGCTCGTGACGCGCCTCGGCGGCAAGAGGCCCATCCTGGGCATCTGCCTTGGCCACCAAGCCATCGCCGCGGCCCACGGCGCACGCATCGTCAAAGGTCCCCTGCCCGTCCACGGCCGCGCGAGCGACGTGCGTCACCAAAGCGAGGGCTCACTCGCCGCCGTCGGCTCTCCCTTCGTCGCGGGCCGGTACCACTCGCTCGTCGTCGACGAAGCGACGCTGCCGGCCAACCTGCGCGTGACCGCGAGATCGACCAAGGACGGCGTCGTGATGGCGATCTTCGACGCGGCGCGTGAGCTCGAGGGCCTGCAGTTTCATCCCGAGAGCATCATGACGCCCGACGGCGAGCGCATCCTCGCGACGTGGCTTGATCGCGTTGAGAAGGCCCAAAGCGCATCGGACGAGGCGCCCTCAGGGCGCGGAGCCAGCGCATGGAACTGA
- a CDS encoding PilZ domain-containing protein, with product MSERRNIDRSALHGILVNKYVEGRPHVVRLLDLSETGARVCCLLEPDSSADRFALELEVPGTSDRLWLWARQVWRRGRKQALSFSGLTEGDRSMLRALLETGERLVPLRQPVQAVGQS from the coding sequence ATGAGTGAGCGACGGAACATCGATCGAAGCGCGTTGCACGGCATCCTGGTGAACAAGTACGTCGAGGGCCGGCCCCACGTCGTTCGCCTGCTCGACCTGTCAGAGACCGGCGCCCGGGTGTGTTGCCTCTTGGAGCCCGACAGCTCTGCTGACCGCTTTGCCCTGGAGCTCGAGGTTCCCGGCACGAGCGACCGCCTTTGGCTCTGGGCCCGTCAGGTTTGGCGGCGCGGCCGCAAGCAGGCGCTCTCCTTTTCGGGCCTCACCGAGGGCGATCGCTCGATGCTGCGCGCCCTGCTCGAGACCGGCGAGCGCCTGGTACCGCTTCGTCAGCCGGTCCAGGCCGTCGGCCAGTCATGA
- the rpmB gene encoding 50S ribosomal protein L28 — MAKSDITGKRKLKAQNVSHSNIKTKRWQNVNIQTRRLYVPELGRFVSLKLTTRDIRTIDRIGVMAYAERYGVKVA; from the coding sequence ATGGCGAAGAGCGACATCACGGGCAAACGCAAGCTGAAGGCGCAAAACGTCTCTCACTCGAACATCAAGACGAAGCGCTGGCAGAACGTGAACATCCAGACGCGCCGTCTCTACGTGCCCGAGCTGGGTCGTTTCGTGAGCCTCAAGCTGACGACGCGCGACATCCGCACGATCGACCGCATCGGGGTCATGGCCTACGCCGAGCGTTACGGCGTCAAGGTCGCCTGA
- a CDS encoding HlyC/CorC family transporter: MWLSLAVGTAAVGSFFAAADRALVLLPEARLQVLVEGDGTEERGQAESPFLRFAADPQRILGRWLVCRVVAISVASVFLARAADAFGLSLAASLVLAVLGTIVTYGLLAEILIAYACRRVESFGATALALLRPIEWLVMPVAEPLAYVGKLISRNVTEVRAVDARTTRTEVELIVEKGQRTGTLANEPAEMIRNVLEFKDITAREVMVPRPRISAIEITTPIREVLALVTSEGHSRYPVYRESLDNLVGLLYAKDLFAVVRDNKEAKLEELARSPVLFVVESQPILSILREMRAKRLHMAVVADEFGGTSGVVTLEDIIEEIVGDIRDEYDTDAEAPIQELGEGRLLADAALPISDLEHKLGRDLPTTGDVDSIGGLIVQRSGRVPEVGASVTIEGVKLIVRDADERRVVKVEVIPGRSPAPSVP, encoded by the coding sequence GTGTGGCTATCTCTTGCGGTGGGCACGGCGGCCGTCGGTTCATTTTTCGCCGCCGCGGACCGCGCGCTCGTCCTCTTGCCCGAGGCGCGCCTGCAAGTCCTCGTCGAGGGCGACGGCACCGAAGAGCGCGGTCAGGCCGAATCGCCCTTCCTGCGCTTCGCCGCCGACCCCCAGCGCATCCTAGGCCGTTGGCTCGTCTGCCGCGTCGTCGCCATCAGCGTCGCGTCGGTCTTCCTCGCGCGCGCCGCCGACGCCTTCGGTCTCTCGCTTGCGGCGAGCCTCGTCTTGGCCGTGCTCGGGACCATCGTGACCTACGGCCTTTTGGCCGAGATCCTCATCGCCTACGCGTGCCGGAGGGTCGAGTCGTTCGGCGCCACGGCGCTCGCGCTCCTTCGGCCCATCGAGTGGCTGGTGATGCCCGTCGCCGAGCCCTTGGCCTACGTCGGCAAGCTCATCTCGCGCAACGTCACCGAGGTTCGCGCCGTCGACGCACGCACGACGCGCACCGAGGTGGAGCTCATCGTCGAGAAAGGCCAGCGCACTGGCACACTCGCCAACGAGCCCGCCGAAATGATCCGCAACGTGCTCGAATTCAAGGACATCACGGCGCGCGAGGTCATGGTCCCGCGGCCGCGCATCAGCGCCATTGAGATCACGACGCCCATTCGCGAGGTCCTCGCGCTCGTGACCAGCGAAGGCCACTCGCGATATCCCGTGTACCGTGAGTCGCTCGACAACCTCGTGGGGCTGCTCTACGCGAAGGATCTCTTCGCCGTCGTGCGCGACAACAAGGAGGCGAAGCTCGAAGAGCTCGCCCGCTCGCCGGTCCTCTTCGTCGTCGAGTCGCAACCGATCTTGAGCATCCTGCGCGAGATGCGCGCCAAACGCCTCCACATGGCTGTCGTCGCCGACGAGTTCGGCGGAACCAGCGGCGTCGTCACCCTCGAGGACATCATCGAGGAGATCGTCGGTGATATCCGCGACGAATACGACACCGACGCGGAAGCGCCGATTCAAGAACTCGGCGAAGGGCGCCTCTTGGCCGACGCCGCGCTCCCCATCTCCGATCTCGAGCACAAGCTTGGTCGCGACTTGCCGACGACCGGCGACGTCGACTCCATCGGCGGCCTGATCGTGCAGCGCTCGGGCCGCGTGCCCGAGGTTGGCGCATCGGTCACCATCGAGGGCGTGAAGCTCATCGTCCGCGACGCCGACGAGCGGCGCGTCGTCAAGGTTGAGGTCATCCCGGGCCGCTCGCCGGCCCCGTCGGTGCCATGA
- a CDS encoding N-formylglutamate amidohydrolase: MDLFSVFEPTGGESPVLVEVPHAGTWIPPAYLAAMVAPVRSLGQDADLHVDALYADAPAEGATLIVANTSRYVLDLNRAEDDWDDAAVEPRPGSLPPRSPGSMPRGLVWRLTTDGEPALARPLPRAELDARIQALHRPYHAAVQAILTRKQAKFGFALLLAAHSMPSNSTAAARRGLRSPATVPRADVVPGTQGRTTASAAFIDAVDAHAAAHGLSVRHDDPYKGGYSTRHYGRPHAGQHAVQVELARRLYMDEQTLVCSARFAQTKDFCTGLVGRLGRLEPK; encoded by the coding sequence GTGGATCTCTTTAGCGTCTTCGAGCCGACGGGTGGCGAGTCGCCCGTTCTCGTCGAGGTGCCGCACGCGGGCACGTGGATCCCTCCGGCGTACCTCGCGGCGATGGTCGCGCCGGTCCGGTCCTTGGGCCAAGACGCGGACCTCCACGTCGACGCGCTCTACGCCGACGCTCCCGCCGAAGGCGCCACACTGATCGTGGCCAACACGTCCCGCTACGTGCTCGACCTCAACCGCGCCGAAGACGACTGGGACGACGCCGCCGTCGAGCCGCGGCCCGGGAGCCTGCCGCCGCGCTCGCCCGGCTCGATGCCGCGGGGCCTCGTGTGGCGGCTCACCACCGACGGCGAGCCGGCCCTCGCGCGTCCCCTGCCCCGCGCCGAGCTCGACGCTCGCATTCAGGCCCTCCACCGCCCGTATCACGCGGCCGTGCAGGCCATCTTGACGCGCAAGCAGGCCAAGTTCGGCTTTGCCCTGCTCCTCGCGGCCCACTCGATGCCCTCCAACTCGACCGCCGCGGCGCGGCGCGGCCTCCGGAGCCCGGCGACCGTCCCTCGCGCGGACGTCGTGCCCGGCACCCAAGGCCGGACCACGGCCAGCGCGGCGTTCATCGACGCCGTAGACGCCCACGCGGCCGCCCACGGGCTCTCGGTGCGGCACGACGACCCGTACAAGGGCGGCTACTCGACGCGCCACTACGGCCGGCCCCACGCCGGCCAGCACGCGGTTCAGGTGGAGCTGGCCCGACGCCTCTATATGGACGAGCAGACCCTCGTCTGTTCGGCCCGATTCGCTCAAACGAAGGACTTTTGCACGGGCCTCGTAGGCCGGCTGGGGCGGCTGGAGCCGAAATAG
- the xerD gene encoding site-specific tyrosine recombinase XerD: protein MELSGWIDAYLDHLRVERALSKNTLDAYARDLNALAESVGETPVEAIGPEALGALLASNLKRGFGARSSARQLSGLRGFFKFLVRERAVPEDPTLLLERPKLGRRLPRVLSFDEVERLLAMPDTSKARGVRDAAMLHVLYASGLRVSELTGLKVADLDRRRGLVSAFGKGGKRRLVPMGEVALAHVDRYLTEVRPKLAARAGAGEHTLFLSPSGRRMTRQAVWKNIKRMAAAAGIRAAISPHKLRHSFATHLLQGGADLRAVQAMLGHADLGTTEIYTRVAQDHVRRQYTRAHPRA, encoded by the coding sequence ATGGAACTGAGCGGCTGGATCGACGCGTACCTCGACCATCTTCGCGTTGAGCGCGCCCTCTCGAAGAACACCCTCGACGCCTACGCGCGCGACCTCAACGCGCTCGCCGAGTCGGTCGGCGAGACGCCAGTGGAAGCCATTGGTCCCGAGGCCCTCGGCGCGCTCCTCGCGAGCAACCTGAAGCGCGGCTTCGGCGCTCGCTCGAGCGCGCGGCAGCTCTCGGGCCTTCGCGGCTTCTTCAAGTTCCTCGTGCGTGAGCGCGCCGTGCCGGAAGATCCGACGCTGCTCCTCGAACGTCCGAAGCTCGGACGGCGCTTGCCCCGCGTGCTGTCGTTCGACGAGGTCGAGCGGCTCCTCGCCATGCCCGACACGTCGAAGGCGCGCGGCGTCCGCGACGCGGCGATGCTTCACGTGCTCTACGCGTCGGGCCTCCGGGTGAGCGAGCTCACGGGCCTCAAGGTGGCCGACCTCGACCGTCGCCGCGGGCTCGTGTCGGCCTTCGGCAAAGGCGGCAAGCGCCGCCTCGTGCCCATGGGCGAGGTCGCGCTCGCGCACGTCGATCGCTACCTGACGGAGGTCCGGCCCAAGCTCGCAGCGCGCGCCGGCGCCGGCGAGCACACGCTCTTCTTGTCGCCAAGCGGAAGGCGCATGACTCGGCAAGCCGTGTGGAAGAACATCAAGCGCATGGCCGCCGCCGCCGGCATTCGCGCGGCGATCTCGCCGCACAAGCTGCGGCACTCCTTCGCGACGCATCTCTTGCAGGGCGGCGCGGATCTGCGCGCCGTTCAAGCGATGCTCGGCCACGCGGACCTCGGCACCACGGAGATCTACACGCGCGTCGCGCAAGATCACGTGCGGCGGCAATACACGCGAGCGCACCCGCGCGCCTGA